The following are encoded in a window of Nakamurella sp. A5-74 genomic DNA:
- a CDS encoding NUDIX domain-containing protein, translated as MSGPVPVDRSFIRVKALLIAPNDDRSAHAVSLNLPTAEHPAGYHRLIGGGVELGETHRDAIIREVDEELGATIHDLELLATVENIFRIDGVLGHEVVFVHTGRLDPQPAASGATLTESDGSAVPVMWRPYDDVEEPLPLFPNAVRSILSRAMVVDR; from the coding sequence ATGAGCGGACCGGTGCCGGTTGACAGATCTTTCATCCGCGTCAAAGCCCTGCTCATCGCGCCGAATGACGACCGGAGCGCCCACGCCGTCAGCCTGAACTTGCCGACGGCAGAGCACCCGGCCGGGTATCACCGCCTGATCGGTGGCGGGGTCGAGCTCGGGGAGACCCATCGCGATGCGATCATCCGGGAGGTCGACGAGGAGCTCGGCGCGACGATCCATGACCTCGAGCTGCTCGCCACCGTGGAAAACATCTTCCGGATCGACGGCGTGCTCGGGCATGAAGTGGTGTTCGTCCACACCGGTCGACTCGATCCTCAGCCAGCGGCGTCCGGCGCAACTCTCACCGAGAGCGACGGCAGCGCGGTGCCCGTGATGTGGCGACCGTACGACGACGTAGAGGAGCCGTTGCCGTTGTTTCCGAATGCTGTGCGCTCGATCCTCAGCCGCGCGATGGTCGTCGACCGCTGA
- a CDS encoding DUF480 domain-containing protein, with protein sequence MSVIPAAPQPGPDARSLTPVEQRVLGALMEKQQTVPASYPLSMAALRAACNQTSSREPLTDLDEQTIHRTLADLRSRELVRFVHTGTGSRTVRFHQRLTEFLALNEPSTALLTVLLLRGPQPAGQLFTRTERLHPFADREAVEKLLTELAALSEPWIVQLQHQPGQRDPRWAHTLGPVDEATPIPTAQPTDRDAVLEGGADLRDAQVRTGYDAMASGYTQALHDELAGKPFDRWVLDRVDEIAPAGPVLDVGCGPGQVAAYLAGRGRAATGIDLSPAMIEEARSLHPELDLQVGDLRGLLKPRDAAGWSAVAAWYALVHLAGSELGEAVREFARVLVPGGVVAIALHIGDEVRHVTELFGAEVDLHFVLHDRHEVLTAATAAGLVDVQWYLRSPDPAVEVETERLYLVGRAPV encoded by the coding sequence ATGAGCGTCATACCCGCTGCGCCGCAACCAGGTCCGGATGCGCGGTCCCTCACCCCCGTCGAACAGCGGGTGCTGGGAGCGTTGATGGAGAAGCAGCAGACGGTTCCGGCGAGCTATCCGCTGTCGATGGCTGCGCTGCGGGCGGCGTGCAACCAGACGTCCAGCCGGGAGCCGCTCACCGACCTCGACGAGCAGACCATCCACCGGACGCTGGCTGACCTGCGGTCCCGTGAGCTCGTGCGTTTCGTGCACACCGGCACCGGCTCCCGCACAGTGCGCTTCCACCAGCGGCTCACCGAGTTCCTCGCCCTGAACGAGCCGTCGACGGCATTGCTGACGGTGTTGTTGTTGCGCGGACCGCAACCCGCGGGGCAGCTGTTCACCCGCACCGAGCGGCTGCACCCGTTCGCGGACCGCGAAGCCGTCGAGAAGTTGCTGACGGAGCTTGCCGCGCTGAGTGAGCCGTGGATCGTGCAGCTCCAGCACCAACCCGGCCAGCGGGACCCACGCTGGGCGCACACGCTCGGACCGGTGGACGAGGCCACGCCGATCCCGACGGCGCAGCCGACCGATCGTGATGCCGTGCTCGAAGGCGGCGCCGATCTACGGGATGCGCAGGTGCGCACCGGCTACGACGCGATGGCCAGTGGATACACGCAGGCGCTGCACGACGAGCTCGCCGGCAAACCGTTCGATCGCTGGGTGCTCGACAGGGTCGATGAGATCGCTCCAGCGGGACCGGTGCTCGACGTCGGCTGCGGGCCCGGGCAGGTGGCGGCGTACTTGGCCGGTCGTGGACGAGCGGCCACGGGCATCGATCTGTCGCCGGCGATGATCGAGGAAGCACGAAGTCTGCACCCGGAACTCGACTTGCAGGTGGGCGACCTGCGGGGCCTGCTCAAGCCTCGCGATGCGGCCGGGTGGTCGGCCGTCGCCGCCTGGTACGCCCTGGTGCACCTTGCCGGTTCCGAACTTGGGGAGGCGGTGCGCGAGTTCGCCCGGGTGCTGGTGCCCGGCGGGGTCGTGGCGATCGCACTGCACATCGGCGACGAGGTCCGACACGTCACCGAACTGTTCGGAGCCGAGGTCGATCTGCACTTCGTGCTGCACGACCGCCATGAGGTGCTCACGGCTGCGACCGCAGCGGGACTGGTCGATGTGCAGTGGTACCTGCGCAGCCCCGATCCTGCAGTGGAGGTGGAGACCGAGCGGCTCTACCTGGTGGGTCGTGCACCTGTCTGA
- a CDS encoding glycosyltransferase gives MRILAATTAGAGHFAGLLPFARASAEVGHEVRVAAPRSFAAAVRQAGFVHEVLDEPDPAAMGATFGRIPSLSMREADELVVQDVFGRLDLQAALPRMREILDRWSPDVVLREPAELASYVAAQERDIPHVQTNIGLSSVDDLLLPLLEAPLAEVGTDTAGLLTAQRWTVTPPTFDQASLLARGSLTHARDTADTRTARPLPDWWPGHDGPIVYLTFGSVAASVGYFPTFYGGAVDQLHELPVRVLLTIGEAGDAAALGAVPANVHVERWWPQEDVLANAALLISHGGFGTTQAALVTAVPQIVIPLFSFDQFANAERVEATGLGVALVDRGAREQRAGDLVPHGPRAVGRLAAAVTTVLRDEAARAACGRLAAEVEALPPATECLVALAATM, from the coding sequence GTGCGGATCCTGGCAGCGACGACAGCGGGCGCCGGTCACTTTGCCGGGTTGTTGCCCTTCGCCCGCGCGAGCGCCGAAGTCGGCCATGAGGTGCGTGTCGCCGCACCCCGATCGTTCGCGGCCGCGGTGCGACAGGCGGGCTTCGTCCACGAGGTACTGGACGAGCCCGACCCAGCCGCCATGGGTGCGACCTTCGGCCGCATTCCGTCGCTCTCGATGCGCGAGGCAGACGAGCTGGTCGTCCAGGACGTCTTCGGTCGACTGGACCTGCAGGCGGCGCTACCCCGGATGCGGGAGATTCTGGACAGATGGTCACCCGATGTGGTGCTCCGCGAGCCGGCCGAACTCGCCTCGTACGTTGCAGCGCAAGAACGCGACATACCCCACGTGCAGACCAACATCGGTCTGAGCAGCGTCGACGATCTCCTGCTCCCGCTCCTGGAGGCGCCCTTGGCCGAGGTGGGAACCGACACCGCAGGTCTGCTGACCGCGCAGCGCTGGACAGTCACGCCACCAACCTTCGATCAGGCCTCTCTCCTGGCCCGCGGGTCCCTGACGCACGCCCGAGACACCGCTGACACCCGGACCGCCCGACCACTCCCGGACTGGTGGCCGGGTCATGACGGCCCGATCGTCTATCTGACATTCGGCAGCGTCGCGGCCTCCGTCGGCTACTTTCCGACGTTCTACGGCGGTGCGGTCGATCAGCTGCACGAGCTCCCCGTGCGGGTGTTGCTCACCATCGGCGAGGCCGGCGATGCTGCCGCTCTCGGAGCAGTACCGGCGAACGTGCATGTCGAGCGGTGGTGGCCCCAGGAGGACGTACTGGCGAACGCGGCCCTCCTCATCAGTCACGGCGGGTTCGGTACGACGCAGGCAGCGCTGGTGACGGCCGTACCGCAGATCGTGATCCCCTTGTTCTCCTTCGATCAGTTCGCCAATGCTGAACGCGTCGAAGCGACGGGACTGGGGGTCGCACTGGTTGACCGAGGTGCCCGCGAACAACGGGCCGGCGACCTCGTCCCCCACGGGCCGCGGGCTGTCGGAAGACTCGCCGCGGCCGTGACCACCGTGCTCCGCGACGAGGCAGCACGTGCCGCCTGCGGACGGCTGGCGGCCGAGGTCGAGGCGTTACCGCCGGCCACCGAGTGCTTGGTCGCACTCGCAGCAACAATGTGA
- the dapB gene encoding 4-hydroxy-tetrahydrodipicolinate reductase, with protein sequence MTLGMTERPRVAVIGAAGRMGIEACAAVDAADDLDLVARLGSGDSLDLLVASGAAVAVDLTRPDAVMQTTRFCIDAGIHLVIGTSGIDADRLAEISGLLGDAPTVGVVVVPNFAIGAVLAMRFARQAAPFFAGVEVVELHHAGKADAPSGTAAATARGIGAARAAAGSAAMPDATVSDPSGARGGVVDGVHVHSIRLPGLVAHQEVLLGGEGELMTIRHDSLHRASFMPGVLLALRQAPLRPGLTHGLEPLLGLD encoded by the coding sequence ATGACGCTCGGAATGACGGAGCGGCCGCGGGTCGCAGTGATCGGCGCCGCGGGTCGGATGGGCATCGAGGCCTGCGCCGCAGTGGACGCCGCTGATGACCTGGACCTGGTGGCACGCCTGGGATCCGGGGACTCCCTGGACCTGCTGGTGGCGTCCGGAGCTGCCGTGGCGGTGGACCTGACCCGTCCTGACGCGGTGATGCAGACGACGCGGTTCTGCATCGATGCCGGGATCCACCTGGTGATCGGGACATCGGGGATCGATGCTGATCGGCTCGCCGAGATCTCCGGGTTGCTCGGTGACGCGCCGACGGTCGGGGTGGTGGTGGTACCGAACTTCGCCATCGGCGCGGTGCTGGCGATGCGATTCGCCCGCCAGGCTGCGCCGTTCTTCGCCGGCGTCGAGGTCGTGGAGCTGCACCATGCAGGCAAAGCAGATGCGCCGTCCGGGACCGCCGCCGCGACAGCGCGGGGGATCGGCGCAGCACGTGCGGCTGCCGGTTCGGCTGCGATGCCCGACGCGACGGTCAGCGATCCGAGCGGTGCGCGCGGGGGAGTGGTCGACGGCGTGCACGTGCATTCGATCCGGCTGCCCGGACTCGTTGCGCACCAGGAGGTTCTGCTCGGCGGCGAAGGCGAACTGATGACCATCCGCCACGACTCCCTGCACCGCGCCTCATTCATGCCCGGGGTGCTGCTCGCCCTGCGGCAGGCGCCGCTGCGCCCCGGCCTCACCCACGGCCTCGAGCCGCTGCTCGGCCTCGACTGA
- a CDS encoding pitrilysin family protein translates to MSVRTRSTRVLERAGLPARQGPGSSVDTVRMSVLSGGLRVVTEEVASSRSVSVGIWVGVGSIDEASTLAGSSHFLEHLLFKGTRHRTGREIAASMDAVGGEFNAFTAHEYTCYYTHVLAEQAEFAIDVVSDVVLDAVIAAADVEVERSVILEEIAMRDDDPEDTLADTFAEGIFAGHPVAGPVIGTPRSIEAMTRSQVAGYYRRRYTPDRMVVAVAGDVDHADVVRWVKRNFASRLSGDASPRPARVLRGAGRPDQQIRVATRDTEQAHLMVGSAGFRRDDPRRHAMAVLSTVLGGGMSSRLFRTIREENGLAYSCYATAQSFTDIGSFAVYAGCAPSNLETVATLIAREWRSAVQDGFTEEEVRRARGQLAGSMALSLEDTESRMSRIGRNVLVRTKFTTVDDELAALAAVTVDDVWDVARTVLDGPMSAAVVGPYAGVRDLPGSVGDLLTPLQARASMSA, encoded by the coding sequence ATGAGCGTGCGCACCCGGAGCACCCGGGTCCTGGAGCGCGCGGGTCTTCCCGCGCGCCAGGGCCCGGGTTCTTCCGTGGACACGGTGCGGATGTCGGTCCTTTCCGGTGGACTCCGGGTGGTGACCGAGGAGGTCGCTTCCTCGCGTTCGGTGTCGGTAGGGATCTGGGTGGGGGTCGGCTCCATCGACGAGGCCTCGACGCTGGCCGGCTCCTCGCACTTCCTGGAACACCTGCTGTTCAAGGGAACACGGCACCGCACGGGGCGTGAGATTGCCGCGTCGATGGACGCAGTCGGTGGCGAGTTCAACGCCTTCACGGCGCACGAGTACACCTGCTACTACACGCACGTGCTGGCCGAGCAGGCCGAGTTCGCGATCGATGTCGTCAGCGATGTCGTGCTGGACGCGGTGATCGCGGCCGCGGACGTCGAGGTGGAGCGCAGCGTGATCCTCGAGGAGATCGCCATGCGCGACGATGATCCCGAGGACACCCTGGCCGACACGTTCGCCGAAGGCATCTTCGCCGGTCACCCGGTGGCCGGTCCGGTGATCGGGACTCCTCGCTCGATCGAGGCGATGACCCGGAGTCAGGTCGCCGGCTACTACCGCCGTCGCTACACGCCCGACCGGATGGTCGTGGCCGTCGCCGGCGATGTCGATCATGCCGACGTGGTCCGCTGGGTCAAGCGGAACTTCGCGTCGCGGCTCTCCGGTGACGCATCACCCCGGCCCGCGCGGGTGTTACGCGGCGCCGGCCGTCCGGACCAGCAGATCCGGGTCGCCACCCGCGACACCGAACAGGCACATCTGATGGTCGGCTCTGCCGGCTTCCGACGGGACGACCCGCGTCGGCATGCGATGGCCGTGCTCAGCACCGTGCTCGGCGGCGGGATGTCGTCCCGGCTGTTCCGGACCATCCGTGAGGAGAACGGCCTCGCCTACAGCTGCTACGCAACTGCGCAGTCGTTCACCGACATCGGCTCGTTCGCCGTCTATGCCGGGTGCGCTCCGTCCAACCTGGAGACCGTTGCCACCCTGATCGCCCGCGAGTGGCGATCTGCAGTGCAGGACGGGTTCACCGAGGAGGAGGTGCGGCGGGCCCGGGGTCAGCTGGCGGGTTCGATGGCGCTGAGCCTGGAGGACACCGAATCCCGGATGAGCCGGATCGGTCGGAACGTGCTGGTGCGCACCAAGTTCACCACCGTCGACGACGAGTTGGCTGCGCTGGCCGCGGTGACCGTCGATGACGTGTGGGACGTCGCCCGCACCGTCCTGGACGGGCCGATGAGCGCCGCGGTGGTCGGACCCTATGCCGGCGTGCGGGACCTGCCTGGCTCCGTCGGCGATCTGCTGACGCCGTTGCAGGCTCGTGCGAGCATGTCGGCATGA
- a CDS encoding polyribonucleotide nucleotidyltransferase has product MSDPTAVSATAVLDNGRFGTRTIRFEAGRLAQQAAGSVLAILDEDTVLLSATSAGKHPKENFDFFPLTVDVEERMYAAGRIPGSFFRREGRPSEDAILTCRLIDRPLRPSFADGLRNEIQVVITVLALNPNVLYDVVAINAASASTQIAGLPFSGPIAGARVALIEGQWVAFPTVEQLKDAVFDMVIAGRIVGDDVAIMMVEAEATERTIELVAGGATAPTEEVVAQGIEAAKPFLKILCEAQRELASHVSKETREFKTFPSYAPEVFDAVSEIAAGKLADAMKIADKQDRDRATTEVTTEVLATLEDRFEGRTGEISAALKSVTKKVVRERIITDQVRIDGRGLADIRPLSAEVDYLPRVHGSALFERGETQILGVTTLNMLRMEQQLDTLAPETRKRYMHNYNFPPYSTGETGRVGSPKRREIGHGALAERALMPVLPSREEFPYAIRQVSEALSSNGSTSMGSVCASTMSLLNAGVPLRAPVAGIAMGLVSAEIDGQTKYVALTDILGAEDAFGDMDFKVAGTKEFVTALQLDTKLDGIPSEVLAGALTQAREARLTILEVMNEAIDAPDEMSEFAPRITSVKVPVDKIGEVIGPKGKMINSITEQTGADVAIEDDGTVYVSGSDAAAVNAAIDMINAIANPQMPKIGERFLGTVVKTAAFGAFVSLTPGRDGLVHISKLGSGKRVGKVEDVVNVGDKLQVEIVEIDARGKISLVPVKAEEVGAAPTADAPVGADA; this is encoded by the coding sequence ATGTCAGACCCCACCGCCGTGAGCGCCACCGCTGTCCTGGACAACGGCCGCTTCGGCACCCGCACCATCCGCTTCGAGGCCGGCCGGCTCGCCCAGCAGGCCGCCGGTTCCGTACTCGCGATCCTCGACGAGGACACCGTCCTGCTGTCGGCGACGAGTGCCGGCAAGCACCCCAAGGAGAACTTCGACTTCTTTCCCCTCACGGTGGACGTCGAGGAGCGCATGTATGCAGCGGGCCGCATCCCGGGCTCGTTCTTCCGTCGTGAAGGACGTCCGTCCGAGGACGCCATCCTCACCTGCCGCCTCATCGACCGCCCGCTGCGTCCGTCGTTCGCCGACGGGCTCCGTAACGAGATCCAGGTCGTCATCACGGTCCTGGCGCTGAACCCGAACGTGCTCTACGACGTCGTGGCCATCAACGCGGCCAGCGCCTCCACCCAGATCGCCGGTCTGCCGTTCTCCGGTCCGATCGCCGGTGCCCGGGTCGCCCTGATCGAGGGTCAGTGGGTCGCATTCCCGACGGTCGAGCAGCTCAAGGACGCGGTCTTCGACATGGTCATCGCCGGTCGCATCGTGGGTGATGACGTCGCGATCATGATGGTCGAGGCCGAAGCCACCGAGCGCACCATCGAGCTCGTCGCCGGTGGCGCCACCGCCCCGACCGAAGAGGTCGTCGCGCAGGGCATCGAGGCGGCCAAGCCGTTCCTCAAGATCCTCTGCGAGGCCCAGCGGGAGCTCGCTTCCCATGTGTCCAAGGAGACCCGCGAGTTCAAGACGTTCCCGTCCTACGCCCCCGAGGTCTTCGACGCCGTCTCCGAGATCGCTGCCGGCAAGCTCGCCGACGCGATGAAGATCGCCGACAAGCAGGACCGCGACCGCGCCACCACCGAGGTCACCACGGAGGTGCTTGCCACCCTCGAGGACCGGTTCGAGGGCCGCACGGGTGAGATCAGTGCCGCGCTCAAGTCCGTCACCAAGAAGGTCGTCCGTGAGCGGATCATCACCGACCAGGTGCGGATCGACGGTCGCGGACTGGCCGACATCCGGCCGCTGTCCGCGGAGGTCGACTACCTCCCGCGGGTGCACGGGAGCGCACTGTTCGAGCGCGGCGAGACCCAGATCCTGGGTGTCACCACGCTGAACATGCTGCGGATGGAGCAGCAGCTCGACACGCTGGCTCCGGAGACCCGCAAGCGTTACATGCACAACTACAACTTCCCGCCCTACTCGACCGGTGAGACCGGTCGGGTCGGCTCCCCGAAGCGTCGCGAGATCGGCCATGGTGCGCTCGCCGAGCGTGCGCTGATGCCTGTCCTGCCGTCGCGCGAGGAGTTCCCGTACGCGATCCGTCAGGTCTCGGAAGCGTTGAGCTCCAACGGGTCCACCTCGATGGGCTCGGTCTGCGCGTCCACCATGTCACTGCTGAACGCCGGTGTGCCGCTGCGCGCCCCGGTCGCCGGTATCGCCATGGGCCTGGTCTCCGCCGAGATCGACGGGCAGACCAAGTACGTCGCGCTGACCGACATCCTCGGCGCCGAGGACGCCTTCGGCGACATGGACTTCAAGGTCGCCGGCACCAAGGAGTTCGTCACCGCCCTGCAGCTGGACACCAAGCTCGACGGCATCCCCTCCGAGGTGCTGGCCGGTGCGCTGACCCAGGCCCGTGAGGCGCGTCTGACGATCCTCGAGGTGATGAACGAGGCCATCGACGCGCCCGACGAGATGAGCGAGTTCGCGCCGCGCATCACGTCGGTCAAGGTCCCGGTGGACAAGATCGGCGAGGTCATCGGGCCGAAGGGCAAGATGATCAACTCGATCACCGAGCAGACCGGTGCGGACGTCGCCATCGAGGACGACGGCACCGTCTACGTCTCCGGTTCCGACGCTGCTGCCGTGAACGCCGCGATCGACATGATCAACGCGATCGCGAACCCGCAGATGCCGAAGATCGGTGAGCGGTTCCTGGGCACGGTCGTCAAGACCGCCGCCTTCGGCGCCTTCGTCTCGCTGACGCCGGGCCGCGACGGCCTGGTGCACATCAGCAAGCTGGGCAGCGGCAAGCGGGTCGGCAAGGTCGAGGACGTCGTGAACGTCGGCGACAAGCTGCAGGTCGAGATCGTCGAGATCGATGCCCGCGGCAAGATCTCGCTGGTCCCGGTCAAGGCCGAGGAGGTCGGCGCTGCGCCGACCGCCGACGCCCCGGTCGGAGCGGACGCCTGA
- the rpsO gene encoding 30S ribosomal protein S15 — MPLTSDQKKTILAEYGLHDTDTGSAEAQVAMLTKRISDLTEHLKMHKHDHHSRRGLMGLVGRRRRLLRYLQTIDITRYRALIERLGLRR, encoded by the coding sequence GTGCCATTGACCTCAGATCAGAAGAAGACGATTCTCGCCGAGTACGGCCTGCACGACACCGACACAGGGTCGGCCGAAGCGCAGGTCGCGATGCTCACCAAGCGGATCTCGGATCTGACCGAGCACCTCAAGATGCACAAGCACGACCACCACAGCCGCCGCGGCCTGATGGGCCTCGTCGGCCGTCGTCGTCGGCTGCTGCGCTACTTGCAGACCATCGACATCACGCGCTACCGCGCACTGATCGAGCGGCTCGGTCTGCGCCGATGA
- a CDS encoding GH25 family lysozyme has protein sequence MKPPFRRGRGALLLGGAVLLAVTGGGTIASAAAPDGPSVVGDRGHSATLAAEAQAATNFPATADLDGRSGPSLSASILKVNAYLSGSSVPVVCQTSGGAAYGSTIWDYTSAGYYVTDAYVKTGYSGFNPNLPRCTQSGGSTVKGIDIASYQGANFDFAGQYAAGVRFAYIKATEGSTYTSSTFSAQYTGATNAGMIRGAYHFANPAGASGATQATFFVNHGGGWSADGKTLPGALDIEYGSPTCYGLSSSAMNSWIKSFLDKYESLTGRKAPIYSTTDWWKQCTGNTAQFADHPLWIANYNGTYAPLPNGWAGTPTIWQYSSSNSLDKNYYYGTLTQLKAFATSG, from the coding sequence ATGAAGCCACCATTCCGACGCGGTCGCGGCGCCCTCCTGCTGGGCGGGGCCGTACTCCTGGCTGTGACCGGTGGCGGCACGATCGCCTCCGCAGCCGCACCCGACGGCCCGTCCGTGGTCGGCGACCGTGGACACTCGGCCACCCTCGCGGCCGAGGCGCAGGCCGCGACGAACTTCCCCGCCACCGCTGATCTCGACGGCCGCTCGGGCCCGTCGCTGTCCGCGAGCATCCTCAAGGTGAACGCCTACCTCAGCGGCAGTTCGGTGCCGGTGGTGTGCCAGACCAGCGGCGGGGCGGCCTACGGCTCCACGATCTGGGACTACACGTCGGCCGGCTACTACGTCACCGATGCCTATGTGAAGACCGGGTACAGCGGATTCAACCCGAATCTGCCGCGCTGCACCCAGAGCGGGGGGAGCACGGTGAAGGGCATCGACATCGCGAGCTACCAGGGGGCGAACTTCGACTTCGCCGGTCAGTACGCCGCCGGAGTCAGGTTCGCGTACATCAAGGCCACCGAAGGATCCACCTACACCAGCTCGACGTTCTCGGCCCAGTACACCGGTGCCACGAACGCCGGGATGATCCGCGGCGCCTACCATTTCGCGAACCCGGCCGGCGCGTCCGGCGCCACCCAGGCGACGTTCTTCGTCAATCACGGGGGTGGTTGGAGTGCCGACGGGAAGACCCTGCCGGGAGCGCTGGACATCGAGTACGGCTCGCCCACCTGCTACGGCCTCTCGAGCAGTGCGATGAACTCCTGGATCAAGTCGTTCCTGGACAAGTACGAATCCTTGACCGGGCGCAAGGCACCGATCTACTCGACCACCGACTGGTGGAAGCAGTGCACCGGCAACACGGCTCAGTTCGCCGACCACCCACTGTGGATCGCCAACTACAACGGCACCTACGCCCCGCTGCCGAACGGCTGGGCCGGGACCCCGACGATCTGGCAGTACAGCTCGTCCAACAGCCTGGACAAGAACTACTACTACGGCACCCTCACCCAGCTGAAGGCCTTCGCGACGAGCGGCTGA
- a CDS encoding bifunctional riboflavin kinase/FAD synthetase encodes MLRWRGFEQIPEDWGRCVLSIGVFDGVHLGHQVLVGRLVERAKELGLPSVVMTFDPHPSEVIRPGSHPASLSTLRRRADLMAELGVDVFLVVPFDPRVAAIPAGEFVHDHLVDELHVAHVLVGENFRFGRRGAGDVDVLRSLGRRFGFTAEEIALVGPDGVDRSGSHEGFTVSSTYVRALVDAGDMRAAAKALGRWHRLDGVVVHGEGRGGSVLGYPTANLDVAPHGAVPADGIYAGWFLLGTRRSPAAISVGSNPTFDGTRRTVEAFVLDGGANFYGRRVALEFVERLRGQIRYDAVEPLIEQIGKDVEQTREILDRDG; translated from the coding sequence GTGTTGCGCTGGCGAGGATTCGAGCAGATCCCTGAGGACTGGGGACGCTGCGTGCTGTCGATCGGGGTGTTCGACGGAGTGCACCTGGGTCATCAGGTGTTGGTCGGACGACTGGTCGAGCGGGCGAAGGAGCTGGGGTTGCCGTCGGTGGTGATGACCTTCGATCCGCATCCGTCCGAGGTGATCCGGCCGGGGAGCCACCCGGCCTCGCTGAGCACCCTGCGCCGGCGCGCCGATCTGATGGCCGAGCTCGGTGTCGACGTGTTCCTGGTGGTGCCGTTCGATCCCCGGGTGGCGGCCATCCCCGCCGGAGAGTTCGTCCACGACCATCTGGTCGACGAACTGCACGTGGCGCACGTGTTGGTGGGGGAGAACTTCCGCTTCGGCCGCCGCGGCGCCGGGGACGTGGATGTGCTGCGCTCCTTGGGTCGGCGGTTCGGCTTCACCGCTGAGGAGATCGCCCTGGTGGGTCCGGACGGTGTCGATCGGTCGGGCTCCCATGAGGGCTTCACCGTCTCGAGCACCTATGTGCGGGCGTTGGTCGACGCCGGCGACATGCGGGCTGCGGCGAAGGCCCTGGGCCGGTGGCACCGGCTCGACGGAGTGGTGGTCCACGGCGAGGGTCGGGGCGGCTCGGTGTTGGGTTATCCCACCGCGAACCTGGATGTGGCACCGCACGGAGCGGTCCCGGCAGACGGCATCTATGCCGGTTGGTTCCTGTTGGGCACCAGGCGTTCTCCGGCGGCGATCTCGGTGGGCAGCAATCCCACCTTCGACGGGACCCGACGCACCGTCGAGGCCTTCGTCCTCGACGGCGGCGCCAACTTCTACGGCCGCCGGGTGGCGCTGGAGTTCGTCGAACGGCTCCGCGGGCAGATCCGCTACGACGCGGTGGAGCCGTTGATCGAACAGATCGGCAAGGACGTCGAGCAGACCCGCGAGATCCTGGATCGCGATGGCTGA
- the truB gene encoding tRNA pseudouridine(55) synthase TruB: protein MTRPPPEYPEGGGILLVDKRSGPTSHDVVGRCRGLLRTRKVGHAGTLDPMATGLLVIAVDRCTKLLGHLALTDKTYTATIRLGITTDTDDAQGSSIAVADPGVVPAVTEQAILAAIAALTGTIQQRPNSVSAIKVDGRRAYDRHRAGEEFELPAREVTVRRFELTGPERRLQAPDGRGGTVQVIDLPVEVECTTGTYVRALARDLGAALGTGGHLTALRRTAVGPFSVDGALDVGGRGEDIDEPAATAAAAAVIPAATAAGLAFVRRIASGQEALDLSFGRSLTPTGEPGPVAVVDAAQGILLALVQDAGDRAKPLVVFAAR from the coding sequence GTGACCAGGCCCCCGCCCGAGTACCCGGAAGGCGGTGGAATCCTGTTGGTGGACAAACGATCCGGGCCCACTTCGCATGACGTCGTCGGACGGTGCCGCGGTCTGCTGCGTACCCGCAAGGTCGGCCATGCCGGCACCCTCGACCCGATGGCGACCGGTCTGCTGGTGATCGCAGTGGATCGCTGCACCAAGCTGCTCGGCCACCTGGCGCTCACCGACAAGACCTACACGGCCACCATCAGGCTCGGGATCACCACCGACACCGACGATGCGCAGGGCAGCAGCATCGCGGTCGCCGACCCCGGTGTCGTTCCAGCGGTGACCGAGCAAGCGATCCTGGCGGCCATCGCCGCGTTGACCGGCACCATCCAGCAGCGGCCGAACTCGGTGTCGGCCATCAAGGTGGACGGTCGCAGGGCCTACGACCGGCACCGCGCCGGGGAGGAGTTCGAGCTGCCTGCCCGCGAGGTCACGGTGCGCCGCTTCGAGCTCACCGGGCCCGAGAGGCGTCTCCAGGCGCCGGACGGCCGCGGCGGGACGGTCCAGGTGATCGACCTCCCGGTCGAGGTCGAGTGCACCACAGGCACCTACGTCCGCGCGCTGGCCCGCGATCTGGGCGCGGCTCTGGGCACGGGCGGTCACCTGACCGCGCTGCGCCGGACCGCGGTGGGGCCGTTCTCCGTCGACGGTGCGCTCGACGTCGGGGGCAGGGGTGAGGACATCGACGAGCCGGCGGCCACCGCTGCTGCCGCCGCGGTGATCCCGGCGGCCACTGCGGCCGGGCTGGCCTTCGTCCGGCGTATCGCCTCCGGACAGGAAGCTCTCGATCTCTCCTTCGGCAGGAGCCTCACTCCGACCGGTGAGCCGGGGCCGGTCGCCGTAGTGGACGCGGCGCAAGGGATCCTGCTGGCGCTCGTGCAGGACGCCGGCGACCGGGCGAAGCCGCTGGTGGTGTTCGCCGCGCGGTGA